In Nitrospira sp., one genomic interval encodes:
- a CDS encoding ABC transporter permease, translating to MSAVNLQSSSPAVLPHIQIRPAKGLLDLDWAGLWQYRELVYILVWRDVMVRYKQTLLGIVWAMFQPVATMLVFTAVFSIMGKIPSDGFSYPLFLYAGLLPWLYISQALSRGGTSLVGEAPLISKVYFPRLILPLSATLAPLVDLFLAFVAFMGLMAWFGVMPTWRVLLLPLFALLACVITLACGLWVSALYVKYRDVGHVLPLFIQLWMFVSPILYPASKVPEAWRFLYSLNPVVSVVQGFRWALIPGFQVDFALFMPSLAIVLVIFVGGLLYFRSMERVFADVI from the coding sequence ATGTCTGCGGTGAACCTTCAATCCAGCAGCCCGGCCGTGCTCCCTCACATTCAAATTCGCCCCGCCAAAGGCTTGCTGGACCTTGATTGGGCTGGGCTTTGGCAATACCGGGAACTCGTCTACATCCTCGTGTGGCGCGATGTCATGGTACGGTATAAACAGACTCTGCTAGGCATCGTCTGGGCCATGTTTCAGCCGGTTGCGACCATGTTGGTGTTCACCGCCGTATTCAGTATCATGGGGAAAATTCCATCGGATGGGTTTTCGTACCCTCTCTTCCTCTACGCCGGGCTGCTGCCTTGGCTCTACATTTCCCAAGCATTGAGCCGGGGGGGGACCAGTTTAGTGGGCGAGGCGCCCCTGATCAGCAAGGTATATTTCCCCAGGCTGATCCTTCCCCTGTCCGCTACGCTTGCGCCCTTGGTCGATTTGTTCCTGGCCTTCGTCGCGTTCATGGGATTGATGGCGTGGTTTGGAGTGATGCCGACCTGGCGGGTGTTGCTGCTGCCGCTGTTTGCCCTGCTGGCCTGCGTGATTACCCTGGCCTGCGGGCTTTGGGTCTCGGCTCTGTATGTGAAATACCGGGATGTGGGGCACGTGCTGCCGCTCTTCATTCAACTATGGATGTTCGTCTCGCCGATTCTGTACCCGGCAAGCAAGGTGCCGGAGGCTTGGCGATTTCTCTATTCCTTGAATCCGGTGGTCAGCGTGGTACAGGGCTTTCGGTGGGCCCTCATTCCAGGGTTCCAAGTGGATTTCGCCCTGTTCATGCCCAGCCTGGCCATCGTGCTCGTTATTTTCGTGGGCGGCCTCTTGTACTTCCGCTCGATGGAGCGCGTCTTTGCGGATGTGATCTGA
- the rmuC gene encoding DNA recombination protein RmuC has protein sequence MIDFTSATFGIGLVLGLMVGLLLAGWWVSSRLHARFHAQLIESGEHAQRAEASAVLWQQQSDEHQRQVEQLRQEVAESQLARAKTDTRMEALVRNLEEQQSLLAQARQELQASFEALSGQALKQNNEAFLNLARTSFAALQAEAKGELSQRQQAIGELVRPLEESLRRYEEQLRQAEQMRQREYGGLDQQLKFMAESHQRLQQETGNLVKALRAPSVRGRWGEMTLRRVAELAGMVVHCDFIEQDTVGTMEGLLRPDMVVYLPGGRQVVVDAKTVLSAYLDAYEAQDDRQRQAHLRRHADQVRARMEALSLKAYWNQFAQAPEFVVLFLPGEQFLGAALEQDSTLIEDGFAQGVVVATPATLMALLRAVAYGWKQEQLTQHAERAGRLGKELYERMALLVGHLNDIGHALSKSVGAYNKAVGSLESRVLPAARKFKELGISSDKEIGMLETSDVAPRVSLSLSVDDLRTLG, from the coding sequence ATGATCGACTTTACCTCCGCGACATTTGGAATCGGTCTCGTCCTCGGGCTGATGGTGGGCCTGTTGCTGGCCGGTTGGTGGGTGTCGTCTCGCCTCCACGCCAGGTTTCATGCCCAGCTGATCGAGAGCGGGGAACATGCACAACGCGCCGAAGCGTCGGCCGTCCTGTGGCAACAACAGTCGGACGAACATCAACGGCAGGTCGAGCAACTCCGGCAGGAAGTGGCGGAGTCGCAGTTGGCGCGAGCCAAGACCGACACGAGAATGGAGGCGCTGGTCCGCAATCTCGAGGAGCAGCAATCGCTGCTGGCGCAAGCGCGGCAGGAATTGCAGGCATCCTTCGAAGCCCTGTCCGGCCAGGCCCTCAAGCAGAACAACGAAGCCTTCCTGAATTTGGCACGAACGTCGTTTGCGGCGCTCCAGGCTGAGGCTAAGGGAGAGTTGTCGCAACGCCAGCAGGCGATCGGTGAATTGGTAAGGCCATTGGAGGAGTCGCTCCGCCGATACGAAGAGCAGTTGCGGCAGGCCGAGCAGATGAGGCAGCGGGAGTACGGCGGTCTGGACCAGCAGTTGAAGTTCATGGCCGAATCCCATCAGCGGCTGCAGCAGGAAACCGGGAACTTGGTGAAGGCGCTCCGGGCTCCGTCGGTCCGAGGACGGTGGGGTGAGATGACCTTGCGTCGCGTGGCGGAGCTGGCCGGGATGGTGGTGCATTGCGATTTCATCGAGCAGGATACGGTCGGCACCATGGAAGGTCTTCTGCGACCCGACATGGTCGTGTATCTGCCGGGCGGACGCCAGGTAGTCGTGGATGCCAAAACGGTGTTGTCGGCCTATCTCGATGCCTATGAAGCCCAGGACGATCGACAGCGCCAGGCACACTTGCGTCGACACGCCGATCAGGTACGGGCGAGGATGGAGGCATTGAGCCTCAAGGCTTATTGGAATCAGTTTGCGCAGGCGCCGGAGTTCGTCGTGCTCTTCCTGCCGGGTGAGCAGTTTCTCGGCGCGGCCTTGGAGCAGGACTCCACCTTGATCGAAGATGGATTCGCTCAGGGGGTGGTCGTTGCGACTCCCGCCACGCTGATGGCGCTGTTGCGCGCGGTGGCCTATGGTTGGAAGCAGGAGCAATTGACGCAGCATGCGGAACGGGCCGGCCGTCTCGGGAAGGAGCTTTATGAACGGATGGCGTTGTTGGTCGGCCACCTCAACGACATCGGTCATGCGTTGAGCAAGAGCGTGGGGGCCTACAACAAGGCGGTGGGATCGCTGGAATCCAGGGTCTTGCCTGCGGCGAGAAAGTTCAAAGAGTTGGGCATCTCATCGGACAAAGAGATCGGGATGCTGGAGACCTCGGATGTCGCACCCAGGGTGAGCCTTTCGCTTTCCGTGGACGACCTCAGGACATTGGGATGA
- the fsa gene encoding fructose-6-phosphate aldolase, which translates to MHLYLDTANVKEIQEGASLGLIDGVTTNPSLVAKEGRSFKEMLAEICQMVDGPISAEVVALEAEAMVKEGRDLAKIHKNIVVKVPLIPEGLRATKKLASEGIRVNVTLCFSPTQALLAAKAGAWCVSPFIGRLDDVSSDGMALIRQIVTIYKNYEFKTKVLVASVRHPQHVVEAALAGGDICTMPYPVFQQLVKHPLTDNGLKKFLADWEGLAKK; encoded by the coding sequence ATGCACCTGTATCTGGACACAGCCAATGTGAAGGAAATTCAAGAGGGCGCGAGCCTTGGTCTGATCGACGGGGTCACCACCAATCCGTCTCTCGTCGCCAAAGAGGGGCGGAGTTTCAAAGAGATGCTGGCGGAGATTTGCCAGATGGTCGATGGCCCGATCAGCGCTGAGGTCGTGGCGCTCGAAGCCGAGGCGATGGTCAAGGAAGGCCGGGACCTCGCGAAGATTCACAAGAACATCGTGGTCAAGGTCCCATTGATTCCTGAAGGCTTGCGCGCTACCAAGAAGCTGGCATCGGAAGGGATCCGAGTCAACGTGACCTTGTGTTTCTCCCCCACACAGGCCTTGCTTGCAGCGAAAGCCGGGGCGTGGTGCGTCTCACCCTTTATTGGTCGCCTTGACGACGTGAGTTCCGACGGCATGGCTTTGATCAGACAAATCGTCACCATTTATAAGAATTACGAATTCAAGACCAAGGTGCTGGTGGCGAGTGTGCGGCATCCCCAGCATGTCGTGGAAGCGGCGCTGGCCGGGGGAGACATTTGCACGATGCCGTATCCCGTTTTCCAGCAACTGGTGAAACATCCTCTTACGGACAACGGTCTCAAGAAGTTCCTTGCCGATTGGGAAGGCCTGGCCAAGAAATAA
- the dapB gene encoding 4-hydroxy-tetrahydrodipicolinate reductase, giving the protein MIRVVITGAAGRMGARLVSLVKDSAFLTLAGAVESKGHHAVGEDSGEIAGCGRTGVPITDDLAGVMDRGEVVIDFTTPAASLGHLGVVAQQRRAIVVGTTGFAPSELDELRMFARQVPCVFSPNMSVGVNVIYKVIAEMAKTLGEDYDIEVIEAHHRLKKDAPSGTALKMADVLARAVNRDLGQVGVYARKGLIGERKRGEIGIQTIRAGDIVGDHTVMFGGMGERIELTHRASSRDTFARGALRAARWVVKQPPGLYDMLDVLSLKSSG; this is encoded by the coding sequence ATGATAAGGGTTGTGATTACAGGGGCTGCGGGACGAATGGGGGCGCGTCTTGTGTCGCTCGTCAAGGACTCGGCATTCCTTACCTTAGCCGGTGCGGTCGAAAGCAAGGGGCACCACGCGGTCGGTGAGGACTCCGGAGAGATTGCCGGTTGCGGACGGACTGGCGTCCCCATCACGGATGACCTCGCCGGGGTGATGGACCGTGGCGAAGTCGTGATCGATTTCACCACTCCTGCTGCCAGTTTGGGGCATTTGGGAGTCGTGGCACAGCAGCGCCGGGCCATTGTGGTAGGGACAACCGGATTTGCTCCATCGGAGTTGGACGAACTGCGGATGTTTGCGCGCCAGGTCCCCTGTGTGTTTTCTCCCAATATGAGTGTGGGCGTGAATGTGATCTACAAAGTGATCGCAGAGATGGCAAAAACTCTTGGGGAGGACTATGACATCGAGGTGATTGAAGCGCACCATCGCCTCAAGAAGGATGCGCCGAGCGGGACGGCCTTGAAAATGGCGGATGTCCTGGCGCGTGCGGTTAATCGAGATTTGGGGCAAGTCGGGGTCTATGCCCGCAAGGGATTGATCGGGGAGCGGAAGCGGGGCGAAATCGGAATCCAAACCATCAGGGCTGGAGATATCGTTGGGGACCATACCGTCATGTTCGGTGGAATGGGGGAGCGCATCGAATTGACTCACAGGGCCAGCAGCCGGGATACCTTCGCCAGAGGGGCACTGCGTGCCGCACGCTGGGTCGTGAAACAGCCGCCTGGTCTCTACGATATGCTCGATGTTTTGAGTTTAAAATCGTCTGGTTGA
- a CDS encoding pantoate--beta-alanine ligase has translation MKTIRSTAAMAAWSKRLHREGVTIGFVPTMGALHAGHRALIRAARLACDAVVVSIFVNPTQFGPTEDLSKYPRRLGLDRSLCRAEGVDVVFAPDRDAMYPPGSQTIVTVPALSRRWEGEARPHHFQGVATIVTKLLSLVQPDTSWFGQKDYQQAALVRQLAADLNLSGRIIVHPTVREADGLALSSRNVYLSAQQRQAAPVLFRALQAGAAALRSGARKGPQIRRHMVRLVAQEPIATIDYLAVCDPRSLEPLATVQSQAVLLGAIRIGGVRLLDNLLVTVRTSSRRPRTALHESR, from the coding sequence GTGAAGACGATTCGCTCGACCGCCGCCATGGCCGCCTGGAGCAAGCGCCTCCATCGGGAAGGTGTCACAATCGGTTTCGTTCCGACTATGGGCGCGCTCCATGCGGGACATCGAGCCTTGATCCGCGCCGCGCGCCTGGCTTGTGACGCCGTGGTGGTGAGTATCTTCGTCAACCCAACACAATTCGGACCGACGGAAGATCTCTCGAAATACCCGAGGCGGCTCGGCCTCGACCGATCACTCTGCCGAGCGGAGGGAGTGGATGTGGTGTTCGCACCGGACCGGGACGCCATGTATCCGCCCGGCAGCCAGACCATCGTGACGGTGCCGGCTCTTTCTCGGCGTTGGGAAGGAGAAGCACGGCCCCATCATTTCCAGGGCGTGGCCACGATCGTGACGAAGTTGTTGTCGCTCGTCCAGCCTGATACCTCGTGGTTCGGTCAAAAGGACTACCAACAAGCGGCGCTCGTCCGGCAGCTGGCTGCCGATCTCAATTTGTCGGGACGCATCATCGTCCACCCCACGGTGCGTGAGGCGGATGGGCTGGCCCTCAGTTCACGAAACGTCTACCTCTCGGCGCAGCAGCGGCAGGCCGCTCCCGTCCTTTTCCGAGCGCTGCAGGCCGGTGCCGCCGCGCTTCGCTCCGGTGCCAGAAAAGGTCCGCAGATCCGACGCCACATGGTCCGCCTCGTCGCACAGGAACCGATAGCCACGATCGATTACTTGGCCGTGTGTGATCCACGCAGCCTGGAACCCCTAGCCACGGTCCAGTCGCAAGCCGTTCTGCTGGGAGCGATTCGTATCGGAGGTGTCCGGCTGCTCGATAACCTGCTGGTGACCGTGCGCACATCATCGCGTCGACCACGTACGGCACTCCACGAGAGCCGATGA
- a CDS encoding uracil-DNA glycosylase, producing MSSLASLHAEIVSCRRCPRLVAYREAVARNKRRQFQHWTYWGKPISGFGDPHARLYVLGLAPAAHGGNRTGRIFTGDRSGDWLYEALHRFGFANQASSTHVDDGLKLTDCYIAAAVRCAPPDNKPSPGEFTACRPYILSELLYLSRVQVVVALGKIAFDQYLRAWRERGHTVPSPAPKFGHGKAYALPGGITLIGSYHPSQQNTFTGKLTRPMFHRIFAAVRRHLGVIPFSG from the coding sequence ATGTCCTCGCTGGCCTCTCTGCATGCCGAGATTGTCTCCTGTCGACGCTGCCCGCGACTGGTTGCCTATCGGGAAGCGGTTGCCAGAAACAAACGGCGCCAATTCCAACACTGGACCTATTGGGGGAAACCGATATCCGGCTTTGGGGACCCCCACGCGCGCCTCTACGTGCTAGGCCTAGCACCGGCGGCCCATGGGGGCAATCGAACCGGGCGGATCTTCACAGGAGATCGAAGCGGAGACTGGTTGTATGAGGCCTTGCATCGATTCGGGTTCGCCAATCAAGCCTCTTCCACCCACGTCGATGATGGCCTCAAACTCACCGACTGTTATATCGCCGCAGCCGTACGTTGCGCCCCGCCGGACAATAAGCCCAGCCCGGGTGAATTCACAGCCTGTCGGCCCTACATTCTGAGTGAGTTGCTCTACCTGTCGCGGGTGCAGGTCGTTGTCGCATTAGGGAAGATCGCCTTCGACCAGTATCTTCGGGCCTGGCGCGAGCGAGGGCACACCGTCCCCTCTCCCGCCCCCAAATTTGGTCACGGGAAGGCCTATGCCTTGCCAGGAGGCATCACATTGATCGGCTCTTACCATCCAAGCCAGCAGAACACGTTCACCGGCAAGCTGACCAGACCGATGTTCCACCGCATCTTTGCTGCGGTTCGCCGCCACCTTGGCGTAATTCCTTTCAGCGGCTAA
- a CDS encoding PilZ domain-containing protein gives MKELHCPSCGTPFVRVTSGTSLLEKALTRLHVFRFRCQLCTASFRARRPGKRLTSQEFDRREYRRLRANLVASLVWDQPTMDALVSDISMGGCTLQATTPLPRGTFVKVLVRVPGGQPDIKIESAMISSIQPLSIGVKFLEFHPEDKPRMGQLVLDLLAYQQTHPGG, from the coding sequence ATGAAAGAACTGCATTGTCCTTCCTGCGGGACGCCCTTTGTGCGCGTGACCTCAGGGACCAGCCTCCTTGAAAAGGCCTTAACCCGGCTGCACGTCTTCCGTTTTCGTTGCCAGCTCTGCACGGCCAGCTTTCGTGCGCGGCGGCCGGGAAAGCGCCTCACGTCCCAAGAGTTCGATCGCCGGGAATATCGGCGGTTGCGCGCCAACCTGGTGGCCTCGTTGGTCTGGGACCAGCCGACGATGGATGCGCTGGTCAGCGATATTTCGATGGGCGGCTGTACCCTGCAGGCGACGACCCCCCTCCCCCGGGGTACCTTCGTGAAGGTGTTGGTGCGGGTGCCCGGCGGTCAGCCGGATATCAAGATCGAATCGGCGATGATCTCTTCCATCCAGCCCCTCTCCATCGGGGTCAAGTTTCTCGAGTTCCATCCAGAGGATAAGCCGCGGATGGGGCAATTGGTGCTCGATCTGCTCGCCTATCAACAGACCCATCCGGGCGGCTGA
- a CDS encoding LL-diaminopimelate aminotransferase: MSGFPIEYATRIKTLPPYLFAAIDKMKQDAIARGVDIINLGIGDPDLPTPDPIIESLRQAAGNPKHHQYPSYEGMLSFRRAVADWYQRRFHVTLDPASEVLTLIGSKEGIGHVPLAFIDPGDVVLVPSPGYPVYPVGTAFAGGVSHLMPLTKANGFLPDLNAIPADVAKKAKLMWLNSPNNPTSVVMTKDYFKRVVEFANANRIIVCHDAAYSEIFYDGRPPASFMEVDGAKDVGVEFHSLSKTYNMTGWRLGFVVGNAQVLAGLGKVKSNLDSGAFQAIQEAGITALNLDDTVTDSLRQIYQERRDVLVPGLKKLGLEVDPPPAAFYIWVTVPKGYTSTSFTAHLLEKAGIVTTPGNGFGAPGEGYIRMTVTTPKDRLAEAVERIRKIGF, from the coding sequence ATGTCCGGTTTTCCGATCGAGTATGCCACCCGTATCAAGACGCTGCCTCCCTACCTCTTTGCCGCCATCGACAAGATGAAGCAAGATGCGATTGCCCGCGGCGTCGATATCATCAACCTCGGCATCGGCGATCCGGACCTCCCGACACCTGATCCCATCATCGAGAGCCTGCGCCAGGCCGCCGGCAATCCGAAACACCATCAATATCCATCCTATGAAGGCATGCTCTCCTTCCGAAGGGCCGTCGCCGATTGGTACCAACGGCGGTTTCACGTGACGCTCGATCCGGCCAGCGAAGTGCTGACCTTGATCGGCTCCAAGGAAGGCATCGGCCATGTCCCGTTGGCCTTCATTGATCCGGGTGATGTGGTGTTGGTCCCCAGCCCGGGGTATCCCGTGTATCCGGTGGGAACCGCCTTTGCCGGCGGGGTGTCTCACCTGATGCCGTTGACGAAGGCCAATGGATTTCTTCCAGACCTGAACGCGATTCCCGCGGACGTCGCGAAAAAGGCTAAGCTCATGTGGCTGAATTCCCCGAACAACCCGACCTCGGTCGTCATGACCAAGGACTATTTCAAGCGCGTCGTCGAATTCGCCAACGCGAACCGGATCATCGTGTGCCATGATGCCGCCTACTCGGAAATTTTTTACGATGGCCGCCCGCCCGCCAGTTTCATGGAGGTGGACGGAGCCAAGGATGTGGGCGTGGAGTTTCACTCCCTCTCGAAGACCTACAACATGACGGGGTGGCGGCTCGGCTTTGTCGTGGGAAATGCCCAGGTGCTCGCCGGATTGGGCAAGGTGAAGAGCAACCTGGACTCCGGTGCATTTCAAGCCATCCAGGAAGCCGGAATCACGGCGCTGAACCTCGACGACACCGTCACCGACAGCTTGCGCCAGATTTACCAGGAGCGGCGAGATGTGCTGGTGCCCGGCCTGAAGAAGCTCGGCCTCGAGGTCGATCCCCCGCCCGCAGCCTTCTACATCTGGGTCACCGTTCCGAAGGGCTACACCTCCACCTCTTTCACCGCACACCTGCTGGAGAAGGCCGGCATCGTCACCACGCCAGGGAACGGCTTCGGCGCTCCGGGTGAAGGCTATATCCGCATGACCGTCACCACCCCCAAGGATCGCTTGGCGGAGGCGGTTGAACGCATCCGAAAGATTGGGTTCTAG
- a CDS encoding lytic transglycosylase domain-containing protein: MRQRMFWFLVLLSFSLTPAMPLRAEAPSNLQGVEPAPAIPPDHGQNGSESDRAAAGSAGELDQAAEVEDRLVILPEIKREGERFFLSSFKLPDKLTFAGQSVPLDNWQVRERIEYEFYQFLEDQGESIILAKRTGRCFAPAEKQLAEAGLPDDLKYMLLVESKCIAAAYSRAKASGPWQFINSTGKRYKLHSDRWLDERRNLEMSTEAAIKYLRYLRDLQQGDWFLAMASYNAGEDRVRKLLKEQKVPDYWRMHGPRETMRYVPRIIAAKEIYSQPEKYLGLTKKDLYSPLETETVTVTIKEPQRRLTSIAEEYGTYFLELKMLNPEFTKDYLPKGSYQVKVPRQTCPNRCFKQDKLP, encoded by the coding sequence ATGCGGCAACGAATGTTCTGGTTCCTGGTGTTGTTGTCTTTCTCTCTGACGCCGGCCATGCCCCTGCGCGCGGAGGCGCCGTCGAACCTCCAGGGTGTCGAGCCGGCTCCGGCGATTCCGCCTGATCACGGCCAGAACGGATCGGAATCCGACCGAGCAGCTGCAGGGTCTGCGGGCGAGCTCGATCAGGCTGCCGAAGTGGAAGATCGTCTGGTGATTCTTCCGGAAATCAAGCGGGAAGGAGAACGGTTTTTCCTGAGCTCCTTCAAGCTGCCGGATAAACTGACCTTTGCCGGCCAATCGGTTCCTCTGGACAATTGGCAGGTGCGCGAGCGCATCGAATATGAGTTCTATCAATTCTTGGAAGATCAAGGAGAGAGTATCATCCTAGCCAAGCGCACGGGTCGTTGTTTTGCGCCGGCCGAAAAGCAGCTTGCTGAAGCTGGGTTGCCCGACGACCTAAAATATATGTTGTTGGTCGAGAGCAAGTGCATTGCCGCGGCCTACTCTCGGGCCAAGGCCTCAGGTCCCTGGCAATTCATCAACTCAACGGGCAAGCGATACAAACTACACAGTGATCGTTGGCTCGATGAGCGGCGGAATCTAGAAATGTCCACCGAGGCGGCGATCAAGTATCTGCGCTATCTTCGGGACCTGCAGCAGGGAGATTGGTTTCTGGCTATGGCCTCCTACAATGCCGGAGAAGATCGGGTGCGGAAACTGCTGAAAGAACAAAAGGTGCCCGATTATTGGCGTATGCACGGCCCACGGGAAACCATGCGCTACGTGCCGCGTATCATCGCGGCCAAAGAGATCTATTCCCAGCCGGAAAAGTATCTGGGTTTGACCAAAAAGGACCTCTATTCACCGCTGGAGACGGAGACGGTGACGGTGACGATCAAGGAGCCTCAGCGGCGACTCACCTCCATTGCAGAGGAGTATGGGACCTACTTTCTTGAGCTCAAGATGCTCAATCCGGAATTCACCAAAGATTACCTGCCCAAGGGAAGCTACCAGGTGAAGGTGCCTCGACAGACCTGCCCGAATCGGTGCTTCAAGCAGGACAAGCTTCCGTAA
- a CDS encoding glycerate kinase, whose translation MHVGVSHPSTRRLLTGLLQASLRAVDPYEAVRRQVRWRPGSLTIGDRHYRIGADRRVVVVGAGKASARMAQALEGRVGRRIEAGLVVVKDGHGAPTERIRIVEAGHPVPDARGQEAARQVLELVRTLNRDDLLIVLLSGGASSLLPAPAAGLTLEDKQQTTKLLLRSGATIQEMNAVRKHLSLVKGGQLAAATRARVTSIILSDVIGNDLSTIGSGPTAPDATTFLEAWRILERYGVATQVPAAVRKRLQSGMERTITETPKPGAALFRRVHNCLIGNNEAAVEAARKAARAQRLHSLVLSTTVTGEAREVAKVFGAIAREIVVRGRPVPSPCCVIAGGETTVTMRGVGKGGRAQEFALAAALEIAGLPNVWVVGFATDGTDGPTPGAGAIVSGDTVSRAHRKGEDPIRALLNNDAYPFFETLDGHIITGPTGTNVNDLYLLLVL comes from the coding sequence ATGCATGTCGGCGTCTCCCATCCCTCTACGCGAAGGCTGTTGACCGGTCTGTTACAGGCCTCCTTGCGGGCGGTTGATCCTTACGAGGCTGTTCGCCGACAGGTTCGCTGGAGGCCTGGCTCACTGACCATCGGCGACCGGCACTATCGGATCGGCGCAGACCGGCGGGTGGTAGTCGTCGGTGCCGGCAAGGCCTCGGCGCGAATGGCCCAAGCCCTCGAAGGTCGAGTGGGAAGGAGAATCGAAGCCGGCCTTGTGGTGGTGAAGGATGGACATGGTGCCCCCACTGAAAGAATCCGCATCGTAGAGGCAGGGCATCCGGTACCTGATGCGCGGGGGCAAGAAGCCGCTCGGCAGGTGTTGGAGCTGGTTCGAACGCTGAACCGTGACGATCTGTTGATCGTCCTCTTGTCGGGCGGGGCGTCCAGCCTGTTACCGGCTCCCGCGGCAGGTCTGACCCTCGAAGACAAACAGCAGACCACGAAATTGCTGCTGCGATCGGGTGCCACTATCCAAGAGATGAATGCCGTTCGAAAGCATCTCTCTCTGGTGAAAGGGGGACAATTAGCGGCGGCAACACGGGCGCGGGTGACGAGCATTATTCTCTCCGATGTGATTGGCAACGATCTGAGCACTATCGGCTCCGGGCCGACCGCCCCCGACGCCACGACGTTCTTGGAAGCTTGGAGGATTCTGGAACGGTATGGAGTGGCGACGCAGGTGCCGGCCGCGGTACGGAAAAGACTACAAAGCGGCATGGAACGTACCATCACGGAAACGCCCAAACCGGGAGCCGCCCTCTTCCGTCGGGTCCACAACTGCTTGATTGGAAATAACGAGGCCGCAGTCGAGGCGGCGCGAAAGGCTGCGAGGGCGCAAAGACTTCACTCCCTGGTCCTGTCCACCACGGTGACCGGAGAAGCACGGGAGGTCGCCAAGGTGTTCGGAGCCATCGCACGGGAAATCGTCGTGCGCGGCCGTCCCGTCCCGTCACCTTGTTGCGTGATCGCGGGTGGGGAGACGACGGTGACCATGCGAGGCGTGGGCAAGGGCGGTCGGGCGCAGGAGTTTGCCCTGGCGGCAGCTCTGGAGATTGCCGGTCTGCCGAACGTCTGGGTGGTGGGGTTTGCGACCGATGGCACGGACGGACCCACTCCGGGAGCCGGTGCGATCGTGAGCGGTGACACCGTGTCGCGGGCCCATCGGAAAGGCGAAGATCCCATCCGCGCGCTCCTCAACAATGACGCCTACCCCTTTTTTGAAACCCTCGACGGTCACATTATCACCGGCCCGACCGGGACCAACGTCAACGACCTTTATCTCCTCCTCGTCCTTTAG
- the folK gene encoding 2-amino-4-hydroxy-6-hydroxymethyldihydropteridine diphosphokinase — protein sequence MATAFIGFGSNLGNRVDFCDRAVTLLSLLPHSRLHAVSSLYETEPVDDGAAPGPEWFLNGVVQIETDIAPKSLLEVCREIERALGRDPEYRRGPRTLDLDLLLYDDAVLDEPDLILPHPRLHQRRFVLTPLAELDPDRRHPVIGLPLRALLEDLLDPSVVRRLSPQPNSRYASRPSCSPPSVGTPPS from the coding sequence ATGGCCACGGCATTCATCGGGTTTGGTTCCAACTTGGGTAACCGGGTTGATTTCTGCGATCGCGCCGTGACCCTGCTCAGCCTCCTCCCCCATTCACGGCTCCACGCCGTCTCCTCGCTCTACGAGACGGAACCGGTCGACGACGGCGCCGCCCCGGGGCCCGAGTGGTTTCTGAATGGTGTAGTGCAGATCGAAACCGATATCGCTCCCAAGAGTCTATTAGAAGTCTGCCGTGAGATCGAGCGCGCCTTGGGGCGAGACCCTGAATACCGTAGAGGCCCCAGGACACTCGATCTTGACCTGCTGCTCTATGACGATGCGGTGCTCGACGAACCGGACCTGATCCTCCCTCACCCACGTCTCCACCAGCGGCGATTCGTTCTCACTCCGCTGGCAGAACTGGACCCGGACCGACGGCACCCGGTCATCGGCCTCCCCCTGCGCGCTCTACTGGAGGATCTCCTAGATCCATCGGTGGTCCGCCGCCTCTCGCCTCAACCCAACAGCCGCTATGCCTCGCGCCCCTCCTGCAGCCCTCCATCTGTCGGAACCCCACCATCGTGA
- a CDS encoding DUF1499 domain-containing protein, whose translation MVVRQLPPCPSSPNCVSTQAQDSRHGMAPWPYRVELALAKAEVKRAMLSLPRTVLVDEDDHYQHYECTSFLLRFADDVEFLFDDDHKLIQFRSASRVGYGDLGVNRRRMEQVRGLLEGHL comes from the coding sequence GTGGTCGTGAGACAGCTGCCCCCTTGTCCCTCCAGCCCCAATTGCGTGTCGACGCAGGCGCAAGATTCGCGGCATGGAATGGCGCCGTGGCCCTATCGGGTCGAACTGGCTCTGGCGAAAGCGGAGGTCAAGCGTGCCATGCTGTCTTTGCCGCGGACGGTCCTCGTGGACGAGGACGACCATTATCAACATTACGAATGCACGAGCTTCCTGTTGCGCTTTGCCGACGATGTCGAATTTCTGTTCGACGATGACCACAAGCTGATCCAGTTTCGATCGGCTTCGCGGGTTGGTTATGGCGATTTAGGGGTGAACCGCCGACGGATGGAGCAGGTCCGCGGCCTGCTTGAAGGCCACCTGTAG